The genomic DNA acgagtcaaaatgcttcagagtccgagacgagaccaagacctttaaaatttggtctcgagaccaagaccggtcttgactaccacaacactagtatcggctccaaatatcggctcaagaaaatcggcaatccttatcggtcatcggctaaggctgatgagaaaaaaatcggtatcggcaccGGCACTAAAAAATGGGTTGATCCCTAATCAGTAGCAAtaatacgtgtgtgtgcgtgtgtgtgtgtgtgtgtgcgtgtgggtgtgcgtgtgtgtgtgtatgtgagagagagagagagagagaatgaattATGGTCCTCATTATGATttgtaataaatacatatactaaacaaaacaatttaGGGCATtatgtgtctgtaaatatgaatgtatatatgtgtgtgtgtgtgtgtgtgtgtgtgtgtgtgtgtgtgtgtgtgtgtgtgtgtgtgtgtgtgtgtgtgtgggtgtgtgtgtgtgtgtgtgtgtgtgtgtgtgtgcgcgagagagagagagataatgaATTATGGTCCTCATTATGATttgtaataaatacatatactaaacaaaacaatttaGGGCATTATgtgtctgtatatatatatatgtgtgtgtgtgtgtgtatgtgtgtgtttctagtttttctgtgtgtagccttctgttgtctttttttatagcACTATTTATTGAGCTGTCATGTGAGTACATTTCCCCACCGCGGGATGAACAAAAAATCTCTCCtctaatcaataaaataaacattataaaacaccaTCATTCTAatgctttttttcatttgttattttttcacttttctctTTCTAAAGTGTGacgccatcgcgtacccccatttgagaaacactggcctaTAGTCTGTGTGAGGCGGGTTTAACTGAGATGTGTTCAGTGCTGTGTGTGTCCTTGGTGCTTGTCCTCTATCTGTTCAGCAGATGTGTGTGACACTGACACTGATCGCTTCAGCCACAGCTGTGCGCGCTGTCAGCTCGTGCGCTCTTTACGCACGCGGCCACATGCCGCCTCCAAAGCTCCGTTCTGGGcggatggtgatggtgatggtgatggtgatgctCAGACGGAGTTCCGTCAAAATGCATTACCGTCTCATCCCTGACGGACTTTCCACATGACTTTGATGTGTCTGCAGCGATGACAGCGTCAATTCGATCTGGTCCAATCATCGAGCAGGGAAGGTGAAGTGAGTCGAACGCGCGCCTGAGGTCCGCGCGTTCACGTGGAACCTATTAAGTGGCGCGCCGCGGAGCACGGTGAGTGGTGGTGAAGTAATCACATGAGGGTGGAGATAATCCGGTGCAGCTACGACAGGTTTTGCTGTAAATGAGGTGGACTCGAAGTTTTTCAGCCTCTCTGTGACTGTTCAACTCTCACAGCTCAGGCTGAAGCGCGTGTGAGGAAGAGTCCAGCCATGCAGAATGAGAGTGGACTTCAAACACTGGCTCCTGAGCCATGTGAAGTACACCAGGAGGACCACAGTGGAGGTTTTGGCAGCAACATGTCCCTGCACTGCTGGCTACAACTCCTCACTAAGGAGTCCACCATGGGATTGCAAGCAGACAGCTCCAGTGTGGTGGTGCGTGTGATGATAGCTTGTGTTTACTCTGTTGTGTGTGCTCTGGGCTTACTGGGAAACTCGTTGGCTCTGTATCTGTTGCACTCTCGTTATAGACAGAAGCAGTCCTCCATTAACTGCTTTGTGATGGGACTGGCCATCACTGATCTACAGTTTGTTCTCACTCTTCCTTTCTGGGCAGTGGACACAGCTCTGGATTTCCGTTGGCCATTCGGTCGAATCATGTGCAAAATCATCAGCTCGGTCACCACCATGAACATGTACGCCAGCGTGTTCTTCCTCACTGCGATGAGCGTGGCACGTTATTACTCTATTTCCTCTGCACTGAAAATGCACAGCCGGAAGGCAGCAGCCGCCCAAGCCAAGTGGACCAGTGTGTGTATCTGGGCTGTTTCTCTGATGGTCACTCTGCCTCACGCCATCTACTCCACCAGTGCCCAGGTGTCTGATGAGGAGCTCTGTCTGGTGCGTTTCCCTGACTCAGGCACGTGGGATCCACAGCTTCTTCTGGGACTCTACCAGCTGCAGAAGGTTCTGCTGGGTTTTCTCATCCCTCTGATAATAATCAGTGTCTGCTATCTGCTCCTTCTACGCATCATCCTCAGTCGGCGTGTTGCAGGCGCAGCAGGCCCACAAGTAACGCAAGGTCGTCAGAATCGGCGCTCCAAAGTAACCAAATCCATCGTCATTGTGGTTCTGTCCTTTTTTCTTTGCTGGCTTCCTAATCAGGCTCTGACACTGTGGGGAGTACTCATCAAGTTTGACCTTGTGCCCTTTAGCAAAGCCTTCTATAATGCACAGGCTTATGCCTTCCCACTGACTGTGTGTTTAGCACACACCAACAGCTGCCTCAATCCTGTGCTCTACTGCCTCATCCGCAAAGAGTTCCGGGCAGGCCTCAAGGAGATTCTCCTCCAGTTCACACCGTCCTTCAGGAGTTTTACTCACCTGCTGCGGCGCAGGACCAAAGTGACTGAGGCACCACCAGTTCTCGTGCTGGTCCCAATGGATGCCTGACTGAATACGCACCAGTAGCAATGGTTCCCAGTGGTGGTCAAAGACCTCTGTGTTTAGTTTGCAGATATCATTTCAGTCAGAATTGATAAAACTGCTGAATGCGAAACATATAATCAGGTGAAGACGTAGTGCAGGCGAAATCAAAGATCgtttgtttgaaaaaagatgtgaaaagttgaaattgctgctcgaaagtttgttttgagctCCACTGTTTGATGAGaaaggttttgtgcattgcattgtgggacgtggagATGGtagcatagaagtgtttttatatctttctgATATTACATGGAACACTgggaacaaaaggaaaaaaaaaactaatgtcaaGCGAACACAATAATTCACAGTAagaattaagtttaaaaaaatgtgttttcagaactccactagggctgggcgatatgaaccaaaattcatatctcgatatatgatataaatctcaatatttttttactcaataaagtcttacgagaaaaacaattctgggtgaAATTttctgatacaaaatgccacacaggcgtATTTATTAAGAGAAACAGCTGCACAagatgtgccacttttggctttttctcctctaatggacagcacatgtgagtgagttgtgcagtgtggcttgtttagaggaagATCTGGTTAGgaagcactcagaaatccatctaactgtacttttcatgttgttctgagaagtagtgaaagcagccaaaatagaaaactagcTATATCTTGAAtttcaatatattgcccaggcccagactccacatcccacaatgcaatgtgcaaaacagaCTTTCAAGcgccaatttcaaccttttacatctttttttttttttcaagcaaattatctttaatttattgatctttgaggcctatactatgtatttatctgatatttaaaaaaatactttcatatccagcagctttaagagtTGTATAATGAAATTCTGAACATACATGTATGTTCATTGGGTATttgatcaaacccagctcagagTTTTAAACAGGTTTAAGCTGAGAGTCcagctcacttaaaatgaaatttaactAGCAGGGCCAAATCATCTAAGTGTAAACACctcagttaccatggtaactgagGTAACAGTCTGTGCTGCAAACCTGCCCCGGACCAGGTTTAAGGTCAGGCTCGTCATCATTTCTGAAAGGtctcatttaaattaatacaatcCTCATTTGTGATGCTTTCAAACACTCCACAAAAATCTATGAATggaaaaaggagtaaaaaaaaaaaacttttactgttctccatacatttttttttttttttttttgccatcttCGGCTTTAAcgtgacttttaaaaaaaaaattaaaccaaaGCAGACGTCAAGAGAAAAAATATGCACCACTTTCACTGTGTTCTTCATGGTTCCTTCTGATGCATCATGTTCAGGCATTACTGCTGTGCTATAGAGTTATCAACATGTGTATATAGATGTAAATTACAGATATTTTAGAAGTGACAATGTGGCATTCTACATTGtgcttgttttctctgtttgtgATAGTTTATTGATGCACTTGTGTACTCGtactattttaaaaagtaggacACTGTTGTGGAAGATGACCAAAGTTCAACAAAGTACAGAATGTTTTCCAGGAAGTCGGTCATTGCTTTGTTTGTaatataaagagaaaaaaaaagtattgttgAGCGTTTCTTTTTACTTGAAGGAAGAAAACAGTTTTTACGCTTCGTCTTGGGGAAATTGTTCCCCTTTGATGTAAGTGGTAAAATGGGGCcaaattgtttgtttgtgttcaaGAGCTTTCTTCACACAGAGGAGTACGCTACATTGTTGGCAGCTTACTGTCAACTCTGTCCCTGTGGATGCCTTCAAACATCAAACGTTAAAGAGATTCATATGAGATTCTAACCCTTGTCTAACACATCGTACCTTACATTTACATACGTTATAATTGTGTTCTCGATGAAAACATAAAGGTATTCAAGTTTGAAATAGTTTGAATTCTGctttatacagttttttttacttgtgagTGGTAAACATCccttacatatttatttatttattttttttttttttaatttatttattcagttcatttccgacatggttgcattaacagaaattcatttgacattcagagcaaaatcacatcatttttttttgttttttttttgtgtccttttgcatgccggaaagggcgacggaaaaaagcattatgcttatctatTTTAATTCAAACACCTGATTTAAAGTTTTACTTTGATTACAAGCTGTCAACCTCAGGAGGAATCAGGTTTTCTATGAATGGGTTCTCAATAAACGATACACAAGAGGAATTAAAAATGTAGTATTGCCAAGTTATCAATTGACATGAGAAATAGATCATTTGTGTGGAATATACGCTTAAGATTTGGTATgatattttaaaatcaattggACATAATAAATCTGCATCTTCCCTCCAATTagtaactatttatttttttccaccagAGTGGGGAAAGTGTGtatttcaaaaaaacaacattataaaACAGTGGGAGACTTGTTTGCCTCCAGCAACTTCAGCTCTAATTTGGTTTCTCCTCTGCAGatttgagtttttttgattgttgttgttgtgttttgttttgttttttttttttttgtattcaactCTTGAAGGTTTTCTGATTACAAATATACCAGGAATTCCCTTGACAACTTCCTAGTGATCCCTACTAATAAACACAAGTTGATTTCTTTATTCTATCAGAAGTTGCAATCCTTTGAACCAACTagcaacaataaataaataaaaacaccagtACATGGGAGAAGGAGCTCGTCAGGAATAGTGGTCCAGTGTCTTTTCATCaactaataaaatatttacatgtaaTCAGTTTAAGGATAGTCAGTATTCAATACTTCATAGAATACAATGTACACCACAGTTTCTTAATAAATGCAGCTCCAACATGTATAAAATGTGAGAAGGAAGCAGGGACTTATTATCACTTTTGTGGCAATGTCCTATGATTACACGATTTGGATAAAATGTTCAAATAGAATAAAGCACAATTCTCCATATAAAATGTAAAGCCAAACAAGCATTGTTCCTGCTGGGTTTAATATCAACCTCTCCACAGTATGCTCTTCTTATGAAACTGCTGCtactagacattttatttttcaaatgcatCAAAGAGAAACCTCCAACAGAAACACAGTGGTACAGAGATGTACAAAGTTACACCAATGGGAAGTCTTTCTGCTAAATTATTAAAAGACTAAAACGTATTTTATCtgacctatttttttttccacactcCTTTTCGTATTGttgtgagtttgtgtttttgtgacagAAAATGAGTGATACATTTCTATTACAGTGCTTATCCCACAGCAGCTTCCAAGCTAAAAACTAATGTAAGCTCAACTTTTGCTTCTGGGCATGGACCAAACACAGTATAAACTAAGGGTGTGTATTAcgtggcatctggcgatacaatttttatcccgatacataggtcacgatatgatacgatacaatatatcccgatattgaagtataaggcgattattgcgattttctttttaatacatgacttaagaaacaaacgaatctgtaaatgtgtacaccttcatgagaacataatgtatgaaatatattttattggcatattttacactcaaaacattggctttaacatgccatgtgccaacaatttaaaataaaaaaaataacatacaatctgcctgtggcttttaaaccaactttgacttcagtgcaacatgactttagtgcaacttaactgagttATATGcttagaacaacaaataaatgcagaaagttggtactttctttttacattttattgaaaaaacacaagctggtcaccATGCCCAGGTTCCAGCACTTCTTTGTTCAGTACagtgtctcctgcagtggaaaatactttcatggttaaataaaagttttttaaaaaatgaattaattaaaaaaaaaaaatcaatgtggatgcattttgaatcaatccgagaatcgcgcgatgtaatatcgcgatatttcgccaaatggatttttttcaaCTCCCTTAGTAAATAATAAGGGTGTATGAAAAAAAGAATTCAgcaaaatatcacaatatttctCCGCATGATtattgtattgatccaaaaaaaaaggtcaaaaattgatttttttttttttgttatttttttaaatcatgtttttttaatgaaataaacatttaattgtgtTAACCTATGCAAAACACGTAAacacccggtcactaggtgtcagtgacccacatcagaccttgttaaactacctcactcactgcattttagcttggaagtggattgcactttatttacataaaacatactggagacttttatagatgtatgtggttacttgtttttttaagaatttaaactTAACAGGATCAGAATCCgttgtagaagcaaaaaaaataataataataattagacagtttgataatcatactacttgttttttgatatttttacttgaattacagttagttactaattatttgttttcataagtttaaaaaaaacatattttacaccatttttaacttgtaaaggtgaaatttgtaatcattataattgtgatgtatcgcaatgtatatcgtaCTGTTTGATagcgggatatatcgtatcataATTATTCGTTAATCGTgtcatatcgtcagattcatggcaatggcCAGCCCTAGTATTAACAAAGAGGGATTTGTTTGATATTGTTGTTTCAGTACCAAAAAGAGGGAAAATCTAGACACAACCTTACATTAAAGCtcgatataaaaaaaaaaaacaacagaatttaaaaaacaattaatgtggaaaacagaataatgtactactttgtatgcacttaTTTCGTAATACATAGGCAAAatatacttattttatttttttatttatttatatattttgtaaatatatatttcatgagtaatatagctgtctttgtcacattttatttggctttcataaataattatgcacatttacagatattgtacatgatatgagtgataacacgtgttataaaggctattatacacaataggtgtgccttcagatgtttacttgtcctttggtgtaccttgggcacaaaatgttagggaaccactgctctacgcaactccaaaaatgcaaacaTGAAGAGGCAGCTAAGTGGGAGCGCTAAGTGGAAACTAAAAAAGGAGAAGGCGATCAGAAACGCAGGAAAATTTTAGGAAGCATATACCGAACATAGGTAATTTTTTCACTCCAGTGTATTTTGCCAGATCGGCATTTTTTTGAGAGAAATTGACAGGTTTCcagatgtttatgtttttcCAGATTATACTGATGCTGATGTGTTTTGGTTTCATGGCATCATATGTGAGTGAGGGGCTTTGACAAAAAGATATAGTGGTGCATTTGTATTTCTATGAGCATTTGCACATCTGTACATCAAAATGCACCAGATGGCAGTTAGATATTGGTGTATTGActaaatgtatgtatattactgaaatgtatttattcttttgcCATATTATAGTAATCCTGGGGTCGTGATGATGGGGCCCTTGAATATTGTTGCCCAGGGTACAGAGAAGTGTTAATCTGGCCCTGGGTATAAGGGTCtatagcaggggttctcaactggtttctccctgggacccacattttgccacggtcattaattcacgacccacttttttttttttttagaattcttcagaccaaatttattttttcaaaagtagctgttgaaaacacacatacagaatctttttttaaaacataaatctatacattttcgTGTGCAATATGTATGCAAcatgcctttcaaaataaagcacaaGTCCGAcattcagtatttatttatttttaaccagctGTCCGGGACCCACCCAGTACtggtccacgacccaccagttgagagtcactggtctataggacaaaggagggacttatattcGCATTtgaaaagaatgatacataaacataaatatctcagaaactccgtatatcagctttaacaatAAAGAAATGCTGAAACTGAGAGGTGTCACAACGACTTCTCAGCCTTCTATACCACGGTTAGATGTGGACACAAGAAATAAACTGatctttaatctttttttcttttcttcttttacaTTTTCTCACTCTTTCAAAGCACACAGAGTAACACAgaggggtgtgctggtgtcccaGAGCGTTAAACAGTTCCAAAATAGATTTTCTGAgcatttctttttaaagcacatttcatgcacaaggcaattcaatgtacaaaatcaacaagaacaacattttttttaaaaaagagtaTAAAATCAACATTGAAATGATTAAATAATCTCCCTCTAAGTTATAATTAGCATAGAAAAAAGAGGAGGAGTTATTTAAAATGCCACACTGTTTGATCTGAGCTtgttcacattttcttcttggGGCCTGCAGTGGGAAGCTGAACGACACCCTTGGTGCTGACCTTTCCCTGAGACCTAATGATAGCTAAACAACACTTATCTTCGTAGAATTTTTAATCGTCTCTCATTAGCGGTGAACAGAAATAGGTTCTACGCTAGCTCGGTTGAGTTTTTCCAGCACATTTCAGTCAGAAGGCGAAACACGTACAGCTGACTCCGTCTAAACCTCCTAAGGTGAAAGCGGCCCCTTGCTGGTAAATGGATTTTTCTACACATCAGGAAACGAGGTAGAGCTTGAAAGAGTTGAAAGTGTCCAGCTGGGTTCTCATGTGTCGACTGTAAAAAGGCCTAATGTACTGCAGTACCATAGAGGTTGCTCTTGAATtgatttctatttttctttctgtgtttcTCTACTTAACCTCTGTCTCTGTTATctgacaattaaaaatgtatgtttacTGAACAGGTATCTGTGGTGAACTTTAAATGCGACCCTATCAAAAGACCCATACGAGAGGTTCAGTCAGGAAACATCCTTGACAAGCAGCTGTGGGTACGGTAACGGTTTGAGGAAAACAGATAATATTCATCCGGATTATCTCTCTCTCCGTCTGAAACAGATTTAACCATGTAAACCCATTTCATTAGCGTTACAGTCATACTTATTTACTTCTGcctgcatggaccatgtgaggggcccacAGGAGCTTTAGTCACcgatgagctccatctaaaatctgatttactttccagtaTTCAAAATCACAAAGATACATAGATATGACAGTTGTAGTTAAGatttaaatactgctgcacctgATAAAGTCTTATTTTACCTTGTCTTTAAATGTCtactttcactgaaacattgtgacaaatgtttttaagtgttgaaaACTTGGTGTATGGTCAATGGTATAGTTATAAAcagtataatatgatatatatatataaattatataggTGGATCTTTGTAAAATATGGCATcattgtcacattttacaaatgttacacgataagttaaaagttgtttgttagtagttagtaaaataggaagatgatcattttctatgaaatttaatgaaaattaaacaattgcataaataaggagaaataaaatgttgcatgttgaaaccataacatttcttacctttttaagttactgctagtcttccttattatcttaccgtctaattaaagtgattattggaaggaaggaaggaaggaagtaCTTTAAAGGTGTTTTCTGGTTGAATGCGCTCGTCTTTTGTTAATTGGAAATACATAAGACATAGTTGATGTTGTAAACAGTACAATTAGGAAAATCCAAacacaatttaatttattatcacattattaaTGCATAAACAATTACTGCCTTTTACCAATTAGTCATGGCGTGATATTCTCATGTGAGACTAACCCGTATCGGTATAGGTTATCAATTGATTTATGAATTTCTCTTTACATAATTCTAATCCATTTTAATTATATAGGATTCATCTCTATGCAGTCCACATGTTCTAAGTGATTGGGCCTGTTTCTCCCTTATTACATCACAATCCATTGTGGTTATTTAGAGGGATGTCTGGCATTTCTTATGATTATTT from Gouania willdenowi chromosome 4, fGouWil2.1, whole genome shotgun sequence includes the following:
- the rxfp3.2b gene encoding relaxin family peptide receptor 3.2b yields the protein MQNESGLQTLAPEPCEVHQEDHSGGFGSNMSLHCWLQLLTKESTMGLQADSSSVVVRVMIACVYSVVCALGLLGNSLALYLLHSRYRQKQSSINCFVMGLAITDLQFVLTLPFWAVDTALDFRWPFGRIMCKIISSVTTMNMYASVFFLTAMSVARYYSISSALKMHSRKAAAAQAKWTSVCIWAVSLMVTLPHAIYSTSAQVSDEELCLVRFPDSGTWDPQLLLGLYQLQKVLLGFLIPLIIISVCYLLLLRIILSRRVAGAAGPQVTQGRQNRRSKVTKSIVIVVLSFFLCWLPNQALTLWGVLIKFDLVPFSKAFYNAQAYAFPLTVCLAHTNSCLNPVLYCLIRKEFRAGLKEILLQFTPSFRSFTHLLRRRTKVTEAPPVLVLVPMDA